The following are from one region of the Capsicum annuum cultivar UCD-10X-F1 chromosome 1, UCD10Xv1.1, whole genome shotgun sequence genome:
- the LOC107856993 gene encoding probable folate-biopterin transporter 2 isoform X3 translates to MLFLSLHKNLHIVLALLSLTAGSAAVAIADVTVDACVAQNSGSHPSLAADMQSLCALSSSIGALVGFSLSGILVHLLGPMGVYGLLSIPAGLVVLVGVLLKESQTHNFAYQQVNQNLTDAAKAMWNTLKCPEVWQPCLYMYLSFALSVDIQEGMFYWATDSAGGPQFSKEYIGYISAVASIGALLGAILYQYGLKDHSFRDLLFWTQLLFGLSGMLDLVLVLRLNLKFGIPDYFFMVMDASVSQMVGRLKWMPLLVLSSKLCPPGIEGTFFALLMSIDNTGLLTSTWGGGLLLHVFKITRTKFHNLWLAILIRSILRITPLSLLFLVPRSDPNSSILPDEMSDSKETIDTPATQNENIELVALVHNMDTR, encoded by the exons ATGCTGTTCTTATCGTTGCACAAGAACTTGCATATTGTGCTTGCACTGCTCTCCTTGACAGCAGGAAGTGCTGCGGTTGCTATTGCTGATGTGACTGTTGATGCATGTGTGGCGCAAAACAGCGGTTCTCATCCTTCCCTTGCAGCTGATATGCAAAGCTTATGTGCCTTGAGTTCCTCAATTGGGGCACTAGTGGGATTTTCTTTAAGTGGTATATTAGTTCACTTACTTGGCCCTATG gGGGTATATGGCTTATTGTCGATACCAGCCGGGCTTGTTGTTTTGGTAGGAGTTTTGCTCAAGGAATCTCAGACACACAATTTTGCTTATCAACAG GTAAACCAAAACTTAACTGATGCTGCCAAGGCTATGTGGAATACTTTGAAATGCCCGGAAGTTTGGCAACCATGTCTTTATATGTACTTGTCCTTTGCGCTTAGTGTAGACATCCAAGAAGGAATGTTCTACTGGGCAACAGATTCAGCAGGAGGACCACAATTTTCAAAG GAGTATATCGGATACATATCAGCAGTAGCCTCCATTGGAGCACTTTTAGGGGCTATACTGTACCAATATGGATTGAAAGACCATTCTTTTCGAGACCTGCTCTTTTGGACTCAGTTATTGTTTGGTCTGTCAGGAATGCTAGACTTGGTGCTGGTGTTGCGTTTAAATTTGAAATTCGGCATACCAGATTATTTCTTCATGGTGATGGATGCTAGTGTATCTCAAATGGTTGGACGACTAAAGTGGATGCCACTTCTTGTTCTAAGTTCCAAGCTCTGTCCTCCTGGCATTGAAGGCACATTTTTCGCCTTGCTCATGTCAATTGACAATACTGGACTCCTGACATCAACATGGGGAGGCGGATTGTTGCTTCACGTCTTCAAAATTACAAGGACAAAGTTTCATAATCTCTGGCTAGCCATTTTGATAAGGAGCATTTTGAGAATCACTCCACTTTCTTTACTATTTTTGGTTCCTAGAAGTGATCCTAACTCCTCTATCCTTCCTGATGAGATGTCAGATTCAAAAGAAACCATTGATACCCCAGCAACTCAGAATGAAAATATCGAACTTGTCGCTCTGGTGCACAACATGGATACTAGATAG
- the LOC107856993 gene encoding probable folate-biopterin transporter 2 isoform X1, with product MGEEAKLQVHSEGEEAKLQIHGEEGEEVQESEHNDRICSSICAPVNWFKMLAMELHWSFVFGVVIVYGISQGLGGAFSRISTEYYMKDVQKVQPSESQVYSGITSIPWIVKPLWGLLTDAVPILGYHRRPYFLFAGFLGFVSMLFLSLHKNLHIVLALLSLTAGSAAVAIADVTVDACVAQNSGSHPSLAADMQSLCALSSSIGALVGFSLSGILVHLLGPMGVYGLLSIPAGLVVLVGVLLKESQTHNFAYQQVNQNLTDAAKAMWNTLKCPEVWQPCLYMYLSFALSVDIQEGMFYWATDSAGGPQFSKEYIGYISAVASIGALLGAILYQYGLKDHSFRDLLFWTQLLFGLSGMLDLVLVLRLNLKFGIPDYFFMVMDASVSQMVGRLKWMPLLVLSSKLCPPGIEGTFFALLMSIDNTGLLTSTWGGGLLLHVFKITRTKFHNLWLAILIRSILRITPLSLLFLVPRSDPNSSILPDEMSDSKETIDTPATQNENIELVALVHNMDTR from the exons ATGGGGGAAGAAGCCAAACTTCAAGTTCATAGTGAGGGGGAAGAAGCCAAGCTTCAAATTCATGGCGAGGAGGGGGAGGAAGTGCAAGAAAGTGAGCATAATGATAGGATCTGTAGTTCTATTTGTGCTCCAGTCAACTGGTTCAAAATGCTCGCTATGGAATTGCACTGGAGTTTTGTGTTTGGTGTTGTGATTGTATATGGAATAAGCCAAGGACTTGGTGGTGCTTTTTCCCGCATAAGTACAGAGTACTATATGAAGGATGTACAAAAAGTGCAGCCTTCTGAATCTCAGGTTTATTCAGGGATAACTTCAATCCCCTGGATTGTCAAGCCTCTTTGGGGTCTTCTCACTGATGCTGTTCCCATTTTGGGGTATCACCGCAGGCCTTATTTCTTATTTGCGG GTTTTCTTGGATTTGTCTCCATGCTGTTCTTATCGTTGCACAAGAACTTGCATATTGTGCTTGCACTGCTCTCCTTGACAGCAGGAAGTGCTGCGGTTGCTATTGCTGATGTGACTGTTGATGCATGTGTGGCGCAAAACAGCGGTTCTCATCCTTCCCTTGCAGCTGATATGCAAAGCTTATGTGCCTTGAGTTCCTCAATTGGGGCACTAGTGGGATTTTCTTTAAGTGGTATATTAGTTCACTTACTTGGCCCTATG gGGGTATATGGCTTATTGTCGATACCAGCCGGGCTTGTTGTTTTGGTAGGAGTTTTGCTCAAGGAATCTCAGACACACAATTTTGCTTATCAACAG GTAAACCAAAACTTAACTGATGCTGCCAAGGCTATGTGGAATACTTTGAAATGCCCGGAAGTTTGGCAACCATGTCTTTATATGTACTTGTCCTTTGCGCTTAGTGTAGACATCCAAGAAGGAATGTTCTACTGGGCAACAGATTCAGCAGGAGGACCACAATTTTCAAAG GAGTATATCGGATACATATCAGCAGTAGCCTCCATTGGAGCACTTTTAGGGGCTATACTGTACCAATATGGATTGAAAGACCATTCTTTTCGAGACCTGCTCTTTTGGACTCAGTTATTGTTTGGTCTGTCAGGAATGCTAGACTTGGTGCTGGTGTTGCGTTTAAATTTGAAATTCGGCATACCAGATTATTTCTTCATGGTGATGGATGCTAGTGTATCTCAAATGGTTGGACGACTAAAGTGGATGCCACTTCTTGTTCTAAGTTCCAAGCTCTGTCCTCCTGGCATTGAAGGCACATTTTTCGCCTTGCTCATGTCAATTGACAATACTGGACTCCTGACATCAACATGGGGAGGCGGATTGTTGCTTCACGTCTTCAAAATTACAAGGACAAAGTTTCATAATCTCTGGCTAGCCATTTTGATAAGGAGCATTTTGAGAATCACTCCACTTTCTTTACTATTTTTGGTTCCTAGAAGTGATCCTAACTCCTCTATCCTTCCTGATGAGATGTCAGATTCAAAAGAAACCATTGATACCCCAGCAACTCAGAATGAAAATATCGAACTTGTCGCTCTGGTGCACAACATGGATACTAGATAG
- the LOC107856993 gene encoding probable folate-biopterin transporter 2 isoform X2 — MGEEAKLQVHSEGEEAKLQIHGEEGEEVQESEHNDRICSSICAPVNWFKMLAMELHWSFVFGVVIVYGISQGLGGAFSRISTEYYMKDVQKVQPSESQVYSGITSIPWIVKPLWGLLTDAVPILGYHRRPYFLFAGFLGFVSMLFLSLHKNLHIVLALLSLTAGSAAVAIADVTVDACVAQNSGSHPSLAADMQSLCALSSSIGALVGFSLSGILVHLLGPMGVYGLLSIPAGLVVLVGVLLKESQTHNFAYQQEYIGYISAVASIGALLGAILYQYGLKDHSFRDLLFWTQLLFGLSGMLDLVLVLRLNLKFGIPDYFFMVMDASVSQMVGRLKWMPLLVLSSKLCPPGIEGTFFALLMSIDNTGLLTSTWGGGLLLHVFKITRTKFHNLWLAILIRSILRITPLSLLFLVPRSDPNSSILPDEMSDSKETIDTPATQNENIELVALVHNMDTR; from the exons ATGGGGGAAGAAGCCAAACTTCAAGTTCATAGTGAGGGGGAAGAAGCCAAGCTTCAAATTCATGGCGAGGAGGGGGAGGAAGTGCAAGAAAGTGAGCATAATGATAGGATCTGTAGTTCTATTTGTGCTCCAGTCAACTGGTTCAAAATGCTCGCTATGGAATTGCACTGGAGTTTTGTGTTTGGTGTTGTGATTGTATATGGAATAAGCCAAGGACTTGGTGGTGCTTTTTCCCGCATAAGTACAGAGTACTATATGAAGGATGTACAAAAAGTGCAGCCTTCTGAATCTCAGGTTTATTCAGGGATAACTTCAATCCCCTGGATTGTCAAGCCTCTTTGGGGTCTTCTCACTGATGCTGTTCCCATTTTGGGGTATCACCGCAGGCCTTATTTCTTATTTGCGG GTTTTCTTGGATTTGTCTCCATGCTGTTCTTATCGTTGCACAAGAACTTGCATATTGTGCTTGCACTGCTCTCCTTGACAGCAGGAAGTGCTGCGGTTGCTATTGCTGATGTGACTGTTGATGCATGTGTGGCGCAAAACAGCGGTTCTCATCCTTCCCTTGCAGCTGATATGCAAAGCTTATGTGCCTTGAGTTCCTCAATTGGGGCACTAGTGGGATTTTCTTTAAGTGGTATATTAGTTCACTTACTTGGCCCTATG gGGGTATATGGCTTATTGTCGATACCAGCCGGGCTTGTTGTTTTGGTAGGAGTTTTGCTCAAGGAATCTCAGACACACAATTTTGCTTATCAACAG GAGTATATCGGATACATATCAGCAGTAGCCTCCATTGGAGCACTTTTAGGGGCTATACTGTACCAATATGGATTGAAAGACCATTCTTTTCGAGACCTGCTCTTTTGGACTCAGTTATTGTTTGGTCTGTCAGGAATGCTAGACTTGGTGCTGGTGTTGCGTTTAAATTTGAAATTCGGCATACCAGATTATTTCTTCATGGTGATGGATGCTAGTGTATCTCAAATGGTTGGACGACTAAAGTGGATGCCACTTCTTGTTCTAAGTTCCAAGCTCTGTCCTCCTGGCATTGAAGGCACATTTTTCGCCTTGCTCATGTCAATTGACAATACTGGACTCCTGACATCAACATGGGGAGGCGGATTGTTGCTTCACGTCTTCAAAATTACAAGGACAAAGTTTCATAATCTCTGGCTAGCCATTTTGATAAGGAGCATTTTGAGAATCACTCCACTTTCTTTACTATTTTTGGTTCCTAGAAGTGATCCTAACTCCTCTATCCTTCCTGATGAGATGTCAGATTCAAAAGAAACCATTGATACCCCAGCAACTCAGAATGAAAATATCGAACTTGTCGCTCTGGTGCACAACATGGATACTAGATAG